The DNA region ctGTGGCAAGGCATCACCGATTTCGTTGCATTCCAAAAAACCACTATTGTAGGGTGCCTGAAAGTGCTTGAAgagcatgggttctttttgctcgactacaactatttttgaataaaagcgcttgaggagggcgaagaggatttggcttcgatcagtgagaggcttgctcagttcaatgaatatgatatggtacagtaatatgtaattcggttgttttgatatacatgattGTTAGtgtgtattatttttataatttaattttcttttcttgtaggatatttttggtgacacctttgcggcaattagctttcatactatcttagatcaagccatggagcatcttgggttaagcttttatggctCCAAAGTAGATTTTACTGCTGAATGCAGCTTCCACACTGATATAAGATttcatttaagtggaaatgaatcagctaataagacattatttactgtctatggtaaatcctttgatcgtccatgcTAAGggaaagagagtgcactaattcatacgctaatgtatatcgatgaagtaTTAGGATATagtattgtagatttcaactaaGTTAAATATAAGAGGTTATGTACTCCGgtaaatgctcaagtgtaatgatgtatggatatttgtatAAGtagtatgcataactatattgtatgactaacttgagttaaattcaagtttctggatttatatatgtgttcttgaatgtgaagatgGCTTCCAAATCCCGACATTCTTTAGGATGTTATCCATAGAAGTTCAGTTTTGTTCAGTTGAATGGGATGTTGAAATACTCTCTGTTTACATGCATGTACTTCTTTTGTTTGTAGAAGTCGATCTTTGcatgtgtcattagtgacgggtatccttatcacccgtcattaatgttaaataatCAGTGACGAATGTCtttataatccgtcactaatattaagtcattagtaacgagtATCTTTATAACcagtcactaaatgtagccttggcGGTTCTCTGCTAtggccactcattagtgacgggttgttatgAGACCAATCACTAATGGCTACtactaatgagtgatgtttattgttattttatttACCGAGTAGCACGATCAGACAGTGTCTGTTCGACGCGGCTGCTCAGAAAAGAGGCGATTTTTTTTGCCTAATctagattaattcaaataatgttttctttagtaaaataaatattttaaatatgttttgttacatataaaattatttttaattcctaaaaaatgtaaatacattgttttaattagttttatgctataaaataattctaggaaattttaaataaatgttttaagtctttgtaaaaattaggtttaattccagaaaaatagttttcattgTTGCTAGCCAATTAAAAATTCGTTTAGCTGTAGTTTTCGTGTtatagctccgatttgagtgattcttgtgCCTAAATCTTTCTAAAATCGTAATCTAACCATCGTTCGCGTTTGTTTGTTGCGTTAGCTTCATATTTTGCGCTTGCTCTTAGTGTGTTGTTCTCTCCGTGTGTAGACGATCCTGTCCTAGAACCGTTTGAGAATATTCAAGATCacgatttcgacaacactgagcagcacttcggagaaggcaagtgtccttgaacatcttgcacatatttttaggaatttatgtaagttatttatccttcattgtatgcttgtctaaattgaaaacttttactagcttttgtttcaatatccttgtcgccgttgatgagtcatgggaagaAAATGATAGATATGCTAGTCACTGTCCTGGTTGGGTTagaagttaaacttgactaacgattatgcaacatgaatcgggtatggtaatctttcgTAGCAACATAAATAGGGATTCTAATAGGATGGTTGGTATGTTGTGCCGCACGATGAGAATATgtatgttcctgtgtggggtcttaaggaccggttcttgaagcctgtaacctggctgaacagcgcaaccacgagacttatatgggtacggcctgaccaattaattagatgtcctccttATTTTGTATacaccagtggacggttgagtggcacaagaggggacctctgcagtggatggaattcctgttagcggtgaaaccttagtggttgcatatggatttgttggcgctttgtaaaggccttgtagtgagaccccggctctacacctcagaagtgtgtagcaaaacgggaatcacgactcgtgggtaaagtgtgcaaactttgcagaatataaaactgatcgatcagccgtgctcacggtcaagagcggcttggacttcttcttgattagttgggatcaaaGTTCTGGGTATGAATGGTTGGGTaaccaggtaatgggattatctggtgagttgtGGTAGCCGGATatagaatatctggtgagtttggtagttaGATAGAATCTGATgagctgttcctcttgtttaagttgtgtcttcacacttagtaaataggatgcctgattcagagagttataggttaaggttgttTAGTGCAGTAAACTAGTGCCTAACTTTTTCTTGACTTAAAccctcatgtcatactttcctacacttgcggagtacgatatgtactcatacttgctattttcaataataaatactgCTCAGTTAGAGAAGGCTACACgaagatcaaggaagctcaAGACTATAATGAAGACGGAACGTCCTAGGTCGCGTTGCCCCTAGTCGATTGCCTATGGTGTGCCTTGAAGTCTGCGTTGgagtttcctcttgttcttgcGTTGCGGTTTAAAAACTCTTGTATTTGttttaataaagttgttttgttcgatatagaactgtttATCACTGATGATGTCATCGTATGTATGATGAAACAGATCCTGCATATATGTGGAATACACCtggttgttcttttgaaaaactgggtgtgacagatgCTTACTCAAGTGTGTGGTCCCATTTTTTTGATAGCTAAAAGAATTTTACTACACTAATTACATTTAGCTTTCTAATCATCCCTTATTTTTATTCTTCCATACTCCCTCCATACAGCAGATTTAAGTTTTCTTTTATTACCAACAACGACACTATCATCTATCAAAACATCATCGATACCATGACTTGATGTTGTGGTGGTATCAAAACATCATGGattcagcactgatagtcagcaTTCAACAACTCAGCATGAGAACAAAGAAATAGTAAGAACATTTCCCCCCAAAATACAGTTCAATGTAAGAACAAATACATCAATTCAACATGAGCACTGTGAGAACACTGTTAAAACAGATCAATTCCCCAAATACATCAATTTCAGCCATCTTAATAAGAGCATTTTAGATTGGTCGTTCTTGACGCTCATGGTTCACCTTGCGATTTCTTGATGGATGGATCGGCCCCTATCGGCATAGCACAGGATAGGGAGCACCAGAGCCCGGAGGAGGTCACTAGGGGACATACGAGGTTGGGAGGGAGGAGATCGTCGGCGGTGAGTGGGCGTGTGGACCGTGGAGGGACCGAGAGAGTCAGAGAGGAATCGGCTAGGGTTCGAAGTTTCCGAGTTCCTCAATCTTCACTAGGTGTGAGCTGACGCATGAGCTTCCTGGTCTCGTGGATGAGCCTAGTCTTAGTGGGTGTTTCGGGAGATCCGATGGACACCTATGGATAGAAACTAAAACCCGAGCATGACCCGATAGACCCGTAGAAAAAATCTTGTACCCGAACACAGACCCGGTAAACGGGTACCCAAACctagaggtgggacttgggccggCCCGACCCGACCCATTCGGGCTTCGGGCTTTTCGGGCCGTGCTTGGATGGCCCGATAAACTattcgggtcgggtcgggctgGCCCAATCCTCCTTCAGCTAGGCCCAAACCCGGCCCGAATGCACGATGGGCCTTATCGGGCCGGGCTGGCACGGGCCCAGTACCACCACATTCCACCGCATGTGAGGTCGCGAACCCATTTTTTACTGGGCCAGACCGCCCATTAGGCCCCATATcaaggcccggcccggcccataaATCGGGTCGGGCTGAACCGGCCCATCAGTGCTCGGATCGGATCGAGTTTAAGCTTCACCGGGCCGTACTGGGCTCAGACCGGCCCAAAAAATATGGCCCAAAGTCGCAGCTCTACCCAAACCTAAGGTCCGGTTGCTATAGGCGAGCGGAGCGGAGCGTATGACCCTGCGctccaccctctctctctctctctctccgcttCACACGAGACAAGAGGTAGGATGggaaattctttttcttttttaaagaaagaaataaaagcaaGTTTAtcttctcccctcccctcccctcccggcAAGGGCGGCAAGCAGCGGCGGCAATGAATTGAAATGCTCGGCGTCGGGGTAGGACTAGGAGCTGCCCCTGCCCCTGCGCTTCCAGTTGCAGCGGTGGTCGTCGCGCCTCGCAAACCccttcccctctcctcctccttttcttaCCCCGTGCAAACCCTCCTCCGCCGCAACAGGAGGGCTGCTGCCAAACGGGAAGATGGGAGCAGAAGGTGGTGGTCCGACGACGACGGCTACGATTACCATCaggacgaggaagaggaagaggaggacgaccAAGATTAccaagaggatgaggatgagttCCCCTTCCCCAGCTTGGGCTCCCAGCTGTTCGACGAGCCATGGTTCTCCAAGGTCCGTCAGTGAAATTTCTCCCTCCCTGcctgtatgtatgtatgtattctgGTGGCTATAATAAGAGAAGGATGATTCATTACTCATCCTCATACGAATGAATGAAAGATTCCATCTTGATAAATACAATAATAAAACAGAAGCAATATATATCCACTGCCTGCCTAGTCCATACTCCACTCTGCTGgaacataataaaaataataaaaaagagttGTATTCTTTTCATCAAGGAACATAGCCTAGCCTGCTTATATATAGTACGATCTTCTCCCTTGTTTATGCATGTCCTCGATCATGACCTTCAATTGCATCTATAAGGCAGGAATCCTTGTTACTTCCCTAGTGCAAGCAATTCCttgtttgcttgcttgcttccttcCTTCATTGTGAAGTGAAGTGAAGTGAAATGAAGTGAAGCTAGCAACTAACTTACCCTCTGCATGCTCTTGCTGCTAGGTCTTTAAGACTTACGGGTACCTGCTCCCGGTAATGCTGGCGTCCATGTTGGTTGCAACCGGGCCGAGGGCTTTCCTGATGGCAATGGCGATCCCGCTCGGTCAGTCTGCCATATCGTTTCTGCTCGACGCCATATggggaaggagaagaagcaacAGCCGGTGGCAACCACCATTCGAGGAGGAAAAAGATTTTCCCGAGTACAGTACTGACTTTGCAACAGGTGGTCGAGGAAACAGAGACAACAACAGTAGCTATTATGGGAGGAGGCAGTCATGGGTTTCAGAAGATGATGATTTTGCTGGTGCTACTTCTGACGGCACCAAGAGCAGCAGCAACGGCAGGGGAGGTAGTAAAAGCGGCGGCGGCTTTGGAGGATGGGATGAACTCCTCCATGACGATGACAAGCCATCCCCT from Phragmites australis chromosome 8, lpPhrAust1.1, whole genome shotgun sequence includes:
- the LOC133926068 gene encoding uncharacterized protein LOC133926068 translates to MLGVGVGLGAAPAPALPVAAVVVAPRKPLPLSSSFSYPVQTLLRRNRRAAAKREDGSRRWWSDDDGYDYHQDEEEEEEDDQDYQEDEDEFPFPSLGSQLFDEPWFSKVFKTYGYLLPVMLASMLVATGPRAFLMAMAIPLGQSAISFLLDAIWGRRRSNSRWQPPFEEEKDFPEYSTDFATGGRGNRDNNSSYYGRRQSWVSEDDDFAGATSDGTKSSSNGRGGSKSGGGFGGWDELLHDDDKPSPGAGGYSRYYSKGSTPHASGGGEDDAAASRRVGGGVGAPSPPARRRARGGRMSASSKYKQAPLLMRLLVAMFPFLGSWFRLL